In one Cyprinus carpio isolate SPL01 chromosome B2, ASM1834038v1, whole genome shotgun sequence genomic region, the following are encoded:
- the LOC109103486 gene encoding AFG3-like protein 2: MAHRYLLLSRGCRNLLHALLPNVRSTSRVQSVQGVGQIVLDRRSLLSQVLGTYRRLSSKPPKGFEKYFPNNQNGGPKNGEPKPSNAEVKEAKPTNAQKTTGGGGSSGGGGGGGKRGGRKDESSWYSRLQKGDLPWDDKEFRMYFLCGTAFWTAVTYYFFFRDGGREVTWKDFVNGYLAKGVVDRLEVINKRYVKVIFTPGKTPVDGQYVWFNIGSVDTFERNLETAQLELGIEGENRLPVVYSTESDGSFLLSMLPTVLIIGFLLFMLRRGPAGAGRPGRGMGGLFSVSETTAKVLRDEIDVKFKDVAGCEEAKLEIMEFVNFLKNPKQYEDLGAKIPKGAILTGPPGTGKTLLAKATAGEANVPFITVNGSEFLEMFVGVGPARVRDLFVLARKNAPCILFIDEIDAVGRKRGRGNFGGQSEQENTLNQLLVEMDGFNTATNVVVLAGTNRPDILDPALMRPGRFDRQIYIGPPDIKGRASIFKVHLRPLKLEAELDRESLARKMAALTPGFSGADIANVCNEAALIAARHLSDAINQKHFEQAIERVIGGLEKKTQVLQPEEKKTVAYHEAGHAVAGWFLEHADPLLKVSIIPRGKGLGYAQYLPKEQYLYTKEQLLDRMCMMLGGRVSEEIFFGRITTGAQDDLKKVTQSAYAQIVQFGMNEKVGQVSFDLPRQGEMVLEKPYSEATAFLIDTEVRNLINTAYQRTQQLLNEKKAEVEKVALRLLEKEVLDKNDMVELLGRRPFAEKSTYEEFVEGTGSMDEDTSLPEGLKDWNKERGSEKEESTEEQVARQITGGMPF, from the exons ATGGCACACCGATATCTGCTTCTGTCAAGAGGCTGCAGGAACCTTCTCCACGCTCTGCTGCCTAATGTCAGATCAACAAGCCGCGTGCAATCG GTCCAGGGTGTTGGGCAAATCGTCCTAGACAGAAGATCCTTGCTCTCTCAGGTCTTGGGCACCTATAGAAGACTAAGCTCCAAACCTCCCAAAG GATTCGAAAAATACTTCCCTAATAATCAAAACGGTGGTCCAAAAAATGGTGAGCCCAAGCCATCCAACGCAGAGGTCAAAG AGGCCAAACCAACCAATGCTCAGAAGACCACTGGTGGAGGTGGAAGtagtggaggaggaggaggaggaggaaaaagaggGGGGCGGAAGGATGAATCCAGCTGGTACAGCCGTCTCCAAAAG GGTGATCTGCCGTGGGATGATAAAGAGTTCCGTATGTATTTTCTGTGTGGAACGGCCTTCTGGACAGCCGTCACATATTATTTCTTCTTCCGAGATGGAGGAAGAGAGGTCACCTGGAaagactttgtaaatggttacctTGCTAAAGGAGTG GTTGACAGGTTGGAGGTTATAAACAAGCGATATGTAAAAGTCATCTTTACCCCTGGTAAAACTCCAGTTGACGGG CAATATGTGTGGTTCAACATCGGCAGTGTGGACACATTTGAGCGAAACCTGGAAACTGCTCAGCTAGAGCTGGGTATCGAAGGAGAGAACAGACTGCCAGTCGTCTACTCCACTGAAAGTGATGG GTCGTTCCTCCTCAGCATGTTGCCCACTGTATTGATCATTGGGTTCTTACTATTCATGCTGAGGAGAGGGCCAGCCGGGGCAGGGAGGCCAGGGAGGGGAATGGGTGGGCTCTTCAGCGTCAGCGAGACCACTGCCAAAGTACTACGAGATGAGATTGATGTCAAATTCAAGGATGTGGCAGGCTGTGAGGAGGCCAAATTGGAGATCATGGAGTTTGTAAACTTTCTTAAGAACCCAAAGCAGTACGAGGATTTGGGTGCCAAGATTCCAAAG GGGGCTATTTTGACCGGACCCCCGGGCACAGGAAAGACTTTACTAGCCAAGGCCACTGCGGGAGAGGCCAATGTCCCCTTCATCACTGTGAATGGATCAGAGTTCTTAGAGATGTTTGTGGGGGTTGGGCCAGCcagg GTTCGGGATCTCTTTGTATTGGCCCGGAAGAATGCACCCTGCATCCTCTTCATAGACGAGATCGATGCTGTAGGACGAAAGAGAGGCAGAGGCAACTTCGGCGGACAGAGTGAACAAGAGAACACACTCAACCAGTTACTAGTTGAGATGGATG GATTTAACACTGCTACCAATGTTGTAGTGCTGGCAGGCACCAACAGACCAGATATTCTAGATCCAGCTCTGATGAGGCCCGGACGCTTTGATAGACAGATATATATCG GGCCACCAGATATCAAAGGCAGAGCCTCTATATTCAAAGTCCATCTGAGACCACTAAAGCTGGAAGCAGAGTTGGACAGAGAATCTCTGGCAAGGAAGATGGCTGCTCTAACACCTGGTTTTTCAG GTGCGGACATTGCTAATGTGTGCAACGAGGCTGCGTTAATTGCAGCCCGCCACCTTTCTGATGCCATCAACCAAAAACACTTTGAGCAAGCCATCGAACGAGTCATTGGGG GTCTTGAGAAGAAGACACAGGTGCTGCAGCCAGAGGAGAAGAAGACAGTGGCTTACCATGAGGCTGGTCATGCTGTAGCCGGCTGGTTCCTTGAGCACGCCGACCCTCTGCTTAAA GTGTCCATCATCCCGCGTGGGAAGGGTTTGGGCTATGCCCAGTATTTGCCTAAAGAGCAGTATTTGTACACCAAGGAGCAGCTGCTGGACAGGATGTGTATGATGCTGGGTGGACGTGTGTCTGAGGAGATCTTTTTTGGCCGCATTACCACAGGGGCACAAGATGACCTGAAGAAAGTAACGCAGAGTGCCTATGCACAG ATTGTGCAGTTTGGCATGAATGAAAAGGTAGGGCAGGTGTCTTTCGACCTGCCACGGCAGGGAGAAATGGTTTTGGAGAAGCCCTACAGCGAGGCCACGGCATTCCTCATCGACACAGAGGTCAGAAACCTCATCAACACAGCCTATCAGCGCACCCAGCAGCTGCTAAATGAGAAGAAGGCTGAGGTGGAGAAG gtggcactacGTCTACTGGAGAAAGAGGTGCTGGATAAGAATGACATGGTGGAGCTGCTGGGCCGAAGGCCGTTTGCTGAAAAGTCAACTTATGAAGAGTTTGTGGAGGGAACGGGAAGCATGGACGAGGACACGTCACTGCCGGAGGGCCTGAAGGACTGGAACAAGGAGCGCGGCAGCGAGAAGGAGGAGAGTACAGAGGAGCAGGTGGCCCGACAGATCACTGGTGGTATGCCCTTCTGA